The genomic DNA CTGATAATCCACATGGGTCAGTGCGGAGAAATTACAGACCACCAGCATCTTATTGCCAGCGTCATCTATGCGTATAAACGCGAGAACGTTGTTTTGGGCGTCGTCCAGACTGACCCACTTAAATCCTTCCCAAGAGTGGTCGTTTTGCCACAGCGTCGGCTGGCCGCGATAAAACAGATTGAGCTGCCTGACAAAATCCTGATGTTGCCGATGCTTGTCAAACTCAAGTAGGCACCAGTCCAGCTCGACATCCTCATCCCATTCCTTAAACTGGGCAAGCTCTGCGCCCATAAAAACCAGCTTTTTTCCTGGATGCCCATACATATAGCACAGATATGCCCGAAGATTTGCAAACTTGTCGTGATATTCCCCTGGGATTTTATCAACGAGCGTGCGTTTTCCGTGCACCACCTCGTCGTGGGAAAGTGGCAGCACATAATTTTCAGAAAAAGCATAGGTTAGAGGGAAGGTTAGCTTATTCTGCTCATATTGGCGAAAAAACGGATCGGTTGACATATAATACAGCGAATCGTTCATCCAGCCCATGTTCCACTTATAGTTAAAACCTAGGCCGCCCTTGTCTACCGGGCCAGTAACCATCGGCCACGAGGTGGATTCCTCGGCGATCATCATGATGCCTGGGAACTCAAGGAATGCTCTGGTATTTAATGCTTTGATGAATTCCACTGCCTCTAGATTGCCATTTCCGCCGAAGCGATTGGTCTTACACTCCCCCGCCTTGCGACCGTAATCCAGATACAGCATCGAAGCAACTGCGTCCACCCTCAGACCGTCCATATGATACTGTTCCAGCCAGTAGCAGGCGCTGGAAATCAGAAAGCTTCGCACCTCGTTTTTTCCATAATCAAAAATACGGGTGTTCCAATCGAGATGCTCACGCATCACCGGGTCAGCATATTCATAGCAACAGGTACCATCAAATTCATACAGGCCGTGCGCATCCTTGGGGAAATGCGCAGGTACCCAATCGAGTAGCACACCGATTCCCGCCTGATG from Oscillospiraceae bacterium MB24-C1 includes the following:
- the glgB gene encoding 1,4-alpha-glucan branching protein GlgB; protein product: MKRTSKKSNLAEYLFHEGTNYRSYAYLGAHLGENECVFRVWAPNATKVFVTGDFCDWAPDMHQARCVTSGGVFECVVPGVKQYDAYKYVIVPKQGAAFLKADPYAFHSETRPGTASKVYTLSGYEWHDEAWMASRRAPYKDPVNIYELHLGSWRRYPDGNVMDYTKIAEELIPYIKNMGYTHIELMPISEYPYDKSWGYQVTGYFAPSSRYGTPKELMAFVDACHQAGIGVLLDWVPAHFPKDAHGLYEFDGTCCYEYADPVMREHLDWNTRIFDYGKNEVRSFLISSACYWLEQYHMDGLRVDAVASMLYLDYGRKAGECKTNRFGGNGNLEAVEFIKALNTRAFLEFPGIMMIAEESTSWPMVTGPVDKGGLGFNYKWNMGWMNDSLYYMSTDPFFRQYEQNKLTFPLTYAFSENYVLPLSHDEVVHGKRTLVDKIPGEYHDKFANLRAYLCYMYGHPGKKLVFMGAELAQFKEWDEDVELDWCLLEFDKHRQHQDFVRQLNLFYRGQPTLWQNDHSWEGFKWVSLDDAQNNVLAFIRIDDAGNKMLVVCNFSALTHVDYQLGVPNRGYYTEVFSSDRKEFGGTGLQNGRCMAQKGGLHGFKQHITLTLPAFSTIFLYKPGLKSKGVNLKAGHKSQALKQKG